The following are encoded in a window of Salinibacter grassmerensis genomic DNA:
- a CDS encoding ABC transporter permease, whose translation MTILRAWLYTAAADLRARLRDRRLLMMVAACIYIGHLVLTGQIELTLADRSHRGVENAAWMGTMLALTAAFLLTFFGFYLVRGALARDRQARTAPLVASAPVRSVTFLLGKWASGTLFLLLLAGSMALSLAVLFVLRGNGLPAPGPLLTPFFLFVVPTATAVTALALAFECLPGLRGTVGGILYFMGAMAAVTAPLSGSPPVDLLGMGTIHNSMAQALLEQYPEADIGTMFSFGYYRDAAEQLKTFRWDGVAPTARLVAHRAGLILGSAVLVAGAALPFSRFDPSPAWWAQMGTGLPDPNEDASNATGTAPSSTPTASPAPSTADSSPRSASLGRFSAARSLRPLRLFLAEGRRALRRRSWTWKLGALGLVGAGLWWPTSTGLLVVAWLWPMPLWSDLGVRETVCRVAPLVATSVYPRAQRVAAWAVGAATAVALVIGPVLLGGQWAALVGVLFVPALGLAAGRLSGTPRLFEVVYLVLWYVGLANQQAVLDFGGVAQASAATLLGYGLLTAGLLAGAVTNRYQKH comes from the coding sequence ATGACAATCCTACGCGCCTGGCTCTACACCGCCGCGGCCGACCTGCGGGCACGCCTCCGGGACCGCCGCCTTCTGATGATGGTGGCGGCCTGTATCTATATTGGCCACTTGGTCCTAACCGGCCAGATCGAGCTCACCCTCGCGGACCGCTCGCACCGCGGGGTCGAGAACGCCGCCTGGATGGGCACGATGCTGGCCCTCACCGCGGCCTTTCTGCTCACCTTCTTCGGGTTCTACCTGGTTCGAGGTGCACTCGCCCGCGACCGACAGGCTCGTACAGCGCCCCTCGTGGCGTCTGCCCCGGTCCGCTCGGTCACGTTTCTGCTCGGCAAGTGGGCGAGCGGGACGTTGTTTTTGCTGCTCTTGGCCGGCAGCATGGCCCTGAGCCTGGCGGTTCTGTTCGTACTACGGGGCAACGGCCTTCCGGCACCCGGGCCGCTCCTGACGCCCTTCTTCCTGTTCGTCGTGCCTACAGCGACGGCCGTAACGGCTCTCGCCCTCGCGTTTGAGTGCCTGCCGGGCCTCCGGGGCACCGTCGGCGGCATTCTCTACTTCATGGGCGCCATGGCGGCGGTCACTGCCCCCCTCTCTGGCTCCCCCCCAGTAGACCTGCTGGGCATGGGCACAATCCATAACAGCATGGCCCAGGCCCTGCTCGAGCAGTACCCGGAGGCCGACATCGGGACGATGTTTAGCTTCGGGTACTACCGGGATGCCGCCGAGCAGCTGAAAACGTTCCGCTGGGACGGCGTGGCCCCCACCGCCCGCCTCGTTGCCCACCGCGCCGGGCTCATTCTGGGCAGCGCGGTGCTCGTTGCGGGAGCGGCCCTCCCGTTCAGCCGCTTCGACCCGAGCCCGGCCTGGTGGGCACAGATGGGCACCGGCCTGCCCGACCCAAACGAGGATGCGTCCAACGCAACGGGGACGGCTCCCTCCTCCACTCCGACAGCTTCCCCGGCCCCCTCGACCGCAGACTCGTCTCCTCGCTCCGCGTCTCTCGGGCGCTTCTCGGCCGCCCGCTCACTGCGGCCCCTCCGCCTTTTCCTCGCCGAGGGCCGACGGGCCCTTCGGCGGCGGTCGTGGACCTGGAAACTAGGAGCGCTGGGCCTCGTCGGCGCCGGGCTGTGGTGGCCCACCAGCACCGGCCTGCTCGTGGTCGCATGGCTCTGGCCCATGCCACTATGGTCGGACCTCGGGGTGCGCGAGACGGTCTGTCGCGTGGCGCCGCTGGTGGCCACCTCGGTCTATCCGCGGGCCCAGCGCGTCGCGGCATGGGCGGTGGGGGCCGCAACCGCCGTCGCCCTGGTGATCGGCCCCGTCCTGCTGGGCGGGCAGTGGGCGGCGCTCGTGGGCGTCCTCTTCGTGCCGGCGCTCGGCCTGGCCGCCGGACGCCTGTCCGGAACCCCTCGTCTCTTTGAGGTCGTCTACCTCGTGCTCTGGTACGTGGGGTTGGCCAACCAGCAGGCGGTACTCGACTTCGGGGGCGTAGCCCAGGCCTCAGCGGCAACGCTTCTCGGCTACGGCCTCCTTACGGCAGGACTGCTGGCGGGAGCAGTGACGAACCGCTACCAGAAACACTGA
- a CDS encoding ABC transporter ATP-binding protein: MELQIDDVSKTYADGTQAVRDVSLTVSEGLIGLLGPNGAGKSTLMQLIATITTPTAGALYWNGTDIAKHPTAMRRVLGYLPQDFGVYPELTATEFLNYMAALKGLPGDAARARIDTLVEVVGLKDARDRALGDFSGGMTQRVGIACALLNDPDLLVADEPTVGLDPEERVRFRTLLTDLAEDRVVLLSTHIVSDVEATATRLAIMNDGRLTATSSPEALIDRVRDHVWEWAVPRSELGAVRDQYPVTKAAHQPDGVRVHAVADHQPAADASPATPTLEDAYLSLLSDASGSPR, encoded by the coding sequence ATGGAGCTCCAGATTGACGACGTGTCGAAAACCTATGCCGACGGCACCCAGGCTGTGCGGGACGTATCCCTGACCGTATCGGAGGGTCTCATCGGGCTGCTTGGTCCAAACGGGGCGGGCAAGTCGACCCTTATGCAGCTTATCGCGACCATCACGACGCCCACGGCGGGGGCCCTTTACTGGAACGGGACCGACATCGCGAAACACCCCACGGCGATGCGACGCGTCCTGGGCTACCTCCCCCAGGATTTTGGGGTATACCCCGAACTGACCGCCACGGAATTTTTGAATTACATGGCGGCGCTCAAAGGACTGCCGGGCGATGCGGCGCGGGCCCGGATCGACACGCTCGTGGAAGTCGTGGGCCTGAAGGACGCTCGCGACCGGGCCCTCGGCGACTTCTCAGGGGGGATGACCCAGCGCGTGGGCATCGCCTGTGCTCTTCTGAACGACCCCGACCTGCTGGTGGCCGACGAGCCGACGGTGGGCCTCGACCCGGAGGAGCGCGTGCGCTTCCGGACCCTACTCACCGACCTGGCCGAGGATCGGGTCGTGCTCCTGTCCACACACATCGTGTCGGACGTAGAGGCCACGGCCACGCGCCTCGCCATCATGAACGACGGGCGGCTGACCGCTACCTCTTCGCCGGAGGCCCTCATCGACCGGGTGCGCGATCACGTCTGGGAGTGGGCCGTGCCTCGGAGCGAACTGGGAGCGGTGCGGGATCAATATCCGGTGACGAAGGCGGCTCACCAGCCGGACGGCGTCCGCGTTCACGCGGTGGCGGACCACCAGCCCGCTGCGGACGCATCGCCCGCCACCCCCACCCTGGAAGACGCATACCTCTCGCTTCTGAGCGACGCCTCCGGCTCCCCCCGATGA
- a CDS encoding thymidine kinase — MSALEPHIVDRDRTTGWMEVICGSMFSGKTEELIRRLRRARIARQHTRVFKPALDERYSEDEVVSHNENSVTTTPVEGPSQIRELVQEADVVGVDEAQFFDDALVPTCQSLAEEGHRVIVVGLDTDYRAEPFDPMPQLMAVAEHVTKLHAVCVVCGAPANHSQRIVPGEDRVLVGATEAYEPRCRACFEPEPVTVTHPRPHTEALREVSTDDAEALTSEASPEAVDAASSDGTAA, encoded by the coding sequence ATGTCCGCCCTGGAGCCCCACATTGTTGACCGCGACCGCACCACCGGCTGGATGGAGGTCATCTGCGGGTCGATGTTCAGCGGCAAGACCGAAGAGCTGATTCGTCGGCTACGCCGGGCCCGCATCGCGCGCCAGCACACCCGCGTCTTCAAACCGGCCCTCGACGAGCGCTACAGTGAGGACGAGGTGGTGTCGCACAACGAGAACTCCGTGACCACTACGCCAGTGGAGGGCCCGTCGCAGATCCGAGAGCTGGTTCAGGAGGCGGACGTCGTGGGCGTCGACGAGGCGCAATTCTTCGACGACGCCCTCGTGCCGACGTGTCAGTCGCTAGCCGAAGAAGGGCACCGCGTGATTGTGGTGGGGCTTGACACGGACTACCGCGCGGAGCCGTTCGACCCGATGCCCCAGCTTATGGCGGTGGCCGAGCATGTAACCAAGCTACACGCCGTCTGCGTGGTCTGTGGGGCGCCCGCCAACCACTCCCAGCGCATTGTGCCGGGTGAAGACCGGGTGCTGGTCGGCGCCACGGAGGCCTACGAGCCGCGGTGCCGGGCGTGCTTTGAGCCGGAGCCCGTCACGGTGACGCACCCCCGCCCCCACACGGAGGCGCTGCGGGAGGTGTCCACCGACGACGCGGAGGCGTTGACGAGCGAGGCGAGCCCGGAGGCAGTGGACGCGGCCTCGTCCGACGGAACGGCGGCCTGA
- a CDS encoding RDD family protein, with protein sequence MNGSPADASSPSQHERFVAALLDGIIATGLTALFGGAPLLGGLMGGLYLVARDGFEVGPLRFRSPGKYVMGLDLVRLDGRPVSLETSVQRNWMLGLSSVAGAFIVIPIVGGALASLLSLAGLGLILLEVYNVFADPVGRRWGDRLGNTKVVAVGDGLV encoded by the coding sequence ATGAACGGGTCCCCCGCAGACGCCTCTTCGCCTTCGCAACACGAACGGTTTGTTGCGGCCCTCCTCGACGGCATCATCGCGACGGGGCTGACTGCCCTGTTCGGGGGAGCCCCCTTGCTGGGCGGGCTCATGGGCGGACTCTATCTGGTCGCGCGGGATGGGTTCGAGGTTGGACCGCTGCGGTTCCGATCACCGGGAAAGTACGTGATGGGACTGGACCTCGTGCGCCTCGACGGGCGGCCGGTCTCCCTCGAAACGTCGGTCCAGCGCAACTGGATGCTTGGGCTCAGCTCTGTCGCCGGGGCATTCATCGTCATCCCCATCGTTGGTGGGGCCCTGGCGTCGCTCCTTTCGCTCGCGGGGCTCGGGCTCATCCTGCTCGAGGTCTACAACGTCTTTGCCGACCCCGTCGGCCGGCGGTGGGGCGACCGGCTGGGCAACACCAAGGTCGTGGCCGTCGGTGATGGGCTGGTGTGA
- the dnaX gene encoding DNA polymerase III subunit gamma/tau, with the protein MDEQRYLVTARKYRPSLFKEVVAQEHVTETLKNAIRMERLAHAYLFSGPRGVGKTTAARILAKAINCETPREEREDGAEPCCECDSCASFEEGRSLNVFEMDAASNNKVDDIRELREKVRIPPQGDQKKVYILDEVHMLSKQAFNALLKTLEEPPAHALFIFATTEPHKVLPTILSRCQRFDFRRIPVPEIVQRLREICETEGVESDEESLMLLARKGNGALRDALSAFDQALSLCGATLEYGELTQALGVVDQDLFFRLTDHVAAQDTAGMIELVRHVVRSGYDLQEMLVGLAEHLRNLLVAHSLGGEALEEVAESTRTRYADEAERFDEADLLRLLTMAADTEDDIKQSPQPRLTLETTLLKMAQLRRSADLRAVLEKIDRLEQMAEDGELPEAVPGDGATAPETPSSPAASPESAEADASAEAEREQSPDAAAEPLPDYGPDSGDATGVSDDASAENETSGGAPAEDHEGEDESSRASGEDAPSEDATSEDATSEDAPDFGEEDPDNQEDPDDQDQPPSPDASSGETGASGPDPSVEYNDLFGAPALGEGESSDGETASGTTDAQASTSESMSGGSDASPAAVAEPAVASGAGADGVATEWPQVVQSVKETHISLGSLLGEAEPVEYVDGTLTVAVPRALHRDTLRDRRRVLLRHVTDTVAHTVDDLRFVVEATSEEDSTDTDASDEPLSPREQLTRLRDTYPALDVLFGEFGAEPVW; encoded by the coding sequence ATGGACGAACAGCGATATCTGGTTACGGCGCGCAAGTATCGGCCCTCCCTCTTCAAGGAGGTCGTTGCGCAGGAGCACGTCACCGAGACGCTCAAGAACGCGATCCGGATGGAGCGGCTCGCACACGCCTACCTGTTTAGTGGCCCACGGGGGGTGGGAAAGACCACGGCGGCCCGTATTCTGGCAAAGGCCATCAACTGCGAGACCCCGAGAGAGGAACGCGAGGACGGCGCCGAGCCGTGTTGCGAGTGCGACTCGTGTGCATCGTTCGAGGAGGGCCGCAGCCTCAACGTCTTCGAGATGGACGCGGCCTCCAACAACAAGGTCGACGACATCCGCGAGCTGCGCGAGAAGGTCCGAATCCCCCCGCAGGGAGACCAGAAGAAGGTCTACATCCTCGACGAGGTGCACATGCTGTCGAAGCAGGCGTTCAACGCCCTGCTGAAGACGCTGGAGGAGCCGCCCGCCCACGCCCTCTTCATCTTCGCGACCACCGAGCCGCACAAGGTGCTGCCCACCATCCTCTCGCGGTGCCAGCGGTTCGACTTCCGCCGCATTCCGGTGCCGGAGATTGTACAGCGCCTGCGTGAGATCTGCGAGACGGAGGGTGTGGAGTCCGATGAGGAGAGCCTCATGCTGCTGGCCCGCAAGGGCAATGGGGCGCTCCGCGATGCCCTCTCGGCGTTCGACCAGGCCCTCTCGCTCTGTGGGGCCACGCTGGAGTACGGCGAGCTGACCCAGGCCCTCGGCGTGGTGGACCAGGACCTGTTCTTTCGCCTTACCGACCACGTCGCCGCGCAGGACACGGCGGGGATGATCGAGCTTGTGCGCCATGTGGTGCGCAGCGGGTACGACCTGCAAGAGATGCTGGTGGGGCTGGCCGAGCACCTGCGCAACCTACTGGTGGCCCACTCGCTGGGGGGAGAGGCGCTAGAGGAGGTTGCGGAGTCGACCCGCACCCGCTACGCCGACGAGGCCGAGCGTTTCGACGAGGCCGACCTGCTGCGCCTGCTCACCATGGCCGCGGACACGGAAGACGACATCAAGCAGAGCCCGCAGCCGCGCCTCACGCTGGAGACGACACTCCTCAAGATGGCACAGCTCCGCCGCTCGGCCGACCTCCGGGCGGTGCTCGAAAAGATCGACCGCCTGGAGCAGATGGCCGAGGACGGCGAGCTCCCCGAGGCCGTGCCGGGCGACGGGGCGACCGCGCCCGAAACGCCGTCGTCCCCGGCGGCGTCTCCTGAGTCCGCGGAGGCCGACGCGAGTGCGGAGGCCGAACGAGAGCAGTCCCCCGACGCGGCCGCCGAGCCCCTTCCCGACTACGGTCCCGATTCGGGAGACGCGACGGGCGTGTCGGACGACGCTTCCGCAGAGAACGAGACGTCCGGCGGTGCGCCGGCCGAAGATCATGAGGGGGAGGACGAGAGCTCGCGTGCGTCGGGGGAGGACGCCCCAAGCGAGGATGCTACGAGCGAGGATGCTACAAGCGAGGACGCCCCGGACTTCGGTGAGGAGGACCCCGACAACCAGGAGGACCCCGACGACCAGGACCAGCCGCCGTCTCCGGACGCCTCGTCCGGTGAGACGGGCGCGTCGGGGCCAGATCCGTCTGTCGAATACAACGACCTATTTGGCGCCCCGGCGCTGGGGGAAGGAGAGTCGTCGGACGGGGAAACGGCGTCGGGCACCACGGATGCTCAGGCCTCCACATCGGAGTCGATGTCGGGCGGGTCGGACGCCTCGCCCGCCGCGGTGGCGGAGCCGGCCGTGGCGTCCGGGGCCGGCGCCGATGGGGTGGCCACCGAGTGGCCCCAGGTCGTGCAGTCCGTGAAGGAAACCCACATCAGCCTCGGATCCTTGCTGGGCGAGGCCGAGCCCGTCGAGTACGTCGATGGCACGCTCACCGTCGCCGTCCCCCGAGCACTTCACCGCGACACCCTACGTGACCGGCGGCGCGTGCTGCTGCGCCACGTCACCGACACGGTGGCCCACACAGTTGACGACCTGCGGTTCGTCGTCGAGGCCACGAGCGAAGAGGACTCCACCGACACCGACGCGTCGGATGAGCCCCTCAGCCCCCGTGAACAGTTGACCCGGCTCCGCGACACCTACCCGGCGCTCGACGTGCTCTTCGGTGAGTTTGGGGCCGAGCCGGTCTGGTAG
- a CDS encoding YbaB/EbfC family nucleoid-associated protein translates to MANPGGMNMQDMFGKMMEMQEKMNAAQDELADKTVTAEAGGGMVKVTANGAQEITGIEIDREAVDPDDLELLEDLVIAGVNKALEDASDMAQEEMKDSMGGMLPQGMDLSQLGL, encoded by the coding sequence ATGGCTAACCCAGGAGGAATGAACATGCAGGACATGTTCGGGAAGATGATGGAGATGCAGGAAAAGATGAACGCCGCGCAGGACGAACTCGCGGACAAGACGGTGACCGCAGAGGCCGGCGGTGGCATGGTGAAAGTGACCGCCAACGGCGCGCAGGAAATTACGGGCATCGAGATTGACCGGGAGGCCGTCGACCCGGACGATCTGGAGCTTCTGGAGGACCTCGTCATCGCGGGCGTCAACAAGGCCCTCGAAGACGCGTCCGACATGGCCCAGGAAGAGATGAAGGACTCCATGGGCGGCATGCTGCCGCAGGGCATGGACCTCAGCCAGCTTGGCCTCTAG